GAAGCTGACCAGGCTCTCCAAAGCTTTGTTGATGGAGCTGATAGCCTGGCAGACTACCaagaaattaaaatgatatGTCTAACATTGCACCGTTCCACACCGGCCTAAGATACAAAAGTGTGGTCCTCTTTCTCAcctctttgtctgtcttgaGGATGTTCTCGGTGGCAACAGGACTGACAGCTGTGCCCAGAGGCTTGACCACAGCATTTGCCACCTCCGTGCCCACGGTGGTGGGATAGGTGTGCAGAACACTGAGGTGGCCCTGGTCACTCTGCACCACCAACTGCAGGGAGCGCCACTCGGAGTACATGCTGCTGATGTCTACTGCACTCTACTCACACCTcctgcctccacctgcagacacacaaatccAGAGGAAAACTTAATCAGGCAAGTTGTGAGGATTGCAAACAGGCTGCTTagctaaaataaaatcaaacaccAGTACAGTTGCATAAAGAATACTTCTTCCAGATGTGTCACTATGTAGACCTGCTAGctaacagagaaacaaacacacctcttAAAGAACGCTTCTTTTTGACAATCGATTTGATCTTGACGTTTATCAAAAGATCGGTCAAGCAGTATCTAAACTTTAACTTGCTTAACTGGTTACGTAGCTGGTGTATTTTTTGGTGAAAGGAGAATGCAGGATTAAAACGTATAATGTTAACAACGACATTAGATTAAAccattaattaatcatttaatcactGCATGCCTAGCGAAAACACACGTTCGTTTTCATTGATGTAAATATAGTTTGACAGCAAACAGGACCTGTCAAACTGACTGATTTTTACGTCGTTGCTTCCGTTACGTTCTCTCCTTTTTAGAGAAAACAAGAAGTATCAAGGCTAGTATTACATTGGATATGTTAAATAACTATACTTACTGACTTTGCGCCCTTAAACGAAGTCAGGGAATGGAACAAACCAAGCATTTGTATCCTAAACCTCGGGAGGGATAACAACCAGGAAACGACTCTGAAAATCATTAgcttgctaacgttagctagctctGACATCTAAACATCTTCCTCATCTTGCTGATGACATTAGCTGAAGTTAGCGTTAGCTGCTGGCTGGCCTCTGTGTTACAAGGCCGCTTCCCTGAATAAGACAAAAAAGCTGTTGTTAAGAAAAACGAGCGGCTCTACGTGCTAACTTATCAGTTATCTCAAACTACGTTACAGTTGATACGACGCCGCTAGCTAGCTTAACTACTGTTCGCTGCGCTAGCACGTTCGTTGACATTAGCTGAGCTGGCTGTCATctgtgctaacgttagctaccTAACTTTGCAAAGATGCTAACGTTTGCTGTCTAGCTAAGTAACAAGGAGGGCTTTCAATTTACCTGGAACAACTGGAAATGTTGTCATAACAGAGCTGTGCAACTCGCAGtttgtgctttctgtgtttcctgctctAGTCCATAACAGCCTCCATCTTGGTTTGGTGCTAGATTGGATGGGCCGGACGGACGGGGGAGGGACGTTCTGCTGTGCgctctgctgtgattggctgttacGTCATCACCTACCTCAGCGaaacaaccaatcacagcagTGTATGGCAAGCCGGAAGTATATTCTATACAGTTTTTACCAGACCTCTCCTATAATAGCTTGAATGGATAGGCCTATACATTGTAGATATCCATGATTTAATTCCTCTCAGTAAAAGTTATTCAGATATCTACAAAGGCAACCTTCCTATCCACAGTCGTCTACAACATGCATTTGCACTCTGCATCATTGCATCACTGTCTTCTTCACATTGTTGTCCtaatttctatatttctacttttatgTTTATGCATTTAAATTGAACATAGAGATTGAATGTTTATACTTTAGTTAGATGtatttactttgttcagctttgttgttcttgtctctcttttttgtctgtgtatgtgtaatCACACAAAAGCAGTAGAAAAACCAAATTCAGTTTCCCTGTATGTGTTCAGGTACATCGCCAATAAgattgattctgattctgattgtaATATCTACAGAAATATTCTTACTGCCCCTAAACACCCATTTCAGAAATCTAAAATCCAGTAGTTATTAGTCATCATTGTAATGTCAGATATCAACACTGAAAAACCATTTTACATATCAATCCATCCAACATTTGGCAAAAACAAGTACTTTGAGTGAAAAAAATGGGcagaggtttaaaaatacttgaGCTCTCCTTTAACTGAATTACAGTTGTGGGTTAATCAGtatattccatttctgccaaGTTGACCCtcctaaatcctacacactggtcCTTTAATATGCCAGCTTACCAGTTGAAGATGCTTTCATTCATCTGCAGGGGGGCGCCTTAATACAGAAAAGTTGAGTTAATATTGCAGTTGCTAAAACTTGGTGGACTCGCAagacattttaaaggaaaatgttctaaaatgaagcagcagagcCTGAGATATGAACTTTTTTTGCTGCACTTCCTAATGTCTTTCATTAGGCCAATGCTAGATTGAACTATGACAAAAAACTCCAATTAATataaacaaaattattaatGTCTTTATTGCAAGCTCATGTTAAATTTCAATAGTGGtcaacaaacaataaaacaatacatttgcTGAAGAATAGTCAAACACCAGCTGTAAGTCTGTAAGGATCCTTTCAGTAGGGGGCAGCAGAGACTGGTTCAGAAAAGGTAACagtctgaaaatgtaaacagcatGTCTGTAAATATTGTACGCTATTAATTATCATACTTACATGATTCTTGAGCAATAAATATGAATGATGGATGTCAAGAGACCATTTCAAGACAGACTACTCTCAGTTACACACATTTGTATCATATGCAGCATCTCTGTAGTTTCAGGGCATGTGGCCGGTCTGTTCGTAATTTCTGGAAAGTTCAAAGCAGTTCTGAAAATCCCGTTATTAGAGATCATATGTTAACGTTCCCTTTTGCACTCCAGAGTGCACACAAGTATCAAGCATGTGCCGAGAGAGTAGCCATTTAAGTACAACTCATACGTATTCATTATAATGTAAATCAGATGTTATCTGAGGCCCACATATGGTACAAAGCCTTTCTCCAAAACAAGCCACATAAAACATCCAACATTCCCAGCATGCCCTGCTCTCTTCCACATAACAACCCCACAAAATATCTTTATCTCAAAGCTTGCATCTTTAAACTGAAGCATGATACATTTACTACAGGTGTAAACCAGATGGGACAATAGAAATGGAAAACCAAATATTCCTCTGTTTTGCAGATTGTAGCAGTCGACATGTGGCCATATTGTCCCACACCACTCATGAGTGTCTATGGATTCCACATGAGTGCTCAGTAAAGCCAAAGCACACGTCTCTCCTGGATGATGTCCACAGAGGGGAGAGGCACGGAAAAGAATTATGGATGAAAGTCAGCATTCTTCTTGCCAGCATCCCTCCATGTTTGGTAAGGTGCACTTGCAGCTCAGAGGTGCTATGATTGGTAGCCATATGCTGATGCATCTAAAAGGAGGACGGGAGAGAACAGCAgatgaaacacagacatttaTACTTTTAAACATTTGGGCAGAAAACAGAAGTGTTATGTTTAGAATTTTCTTCATCAGACAACAAATGAATCTATTTTGTCCAACATAGACATATTTGTTGATGTTCACTCAAATTATAAAAACCTATTTTCTGACTTACTTCCAATGCTCACAGGTTTTATTTCCCTACAACTGCAGATAATTATCTCAATGATTTAATTCTCCACCCCAATAAAGGTACGTGGAATTCCATTTGTGCTGCTCAGATCaatgaaaaagcacatttacatttcattgtaGGGATAATTTAATCTGGCAGAAagtagataaaataaaaaactgaaactaaTATTCATATCCTATTTGTTCcaagagagaaatgagaaaatccAAAATATCTCATTTTTGTGGGTTAAATAAAGAATTAGAGATTTTTGGAATTAGTCCTCTACAATAAGTATATTTCCCAAACTGCCAAACTATTCCCATAAATATGAACCCAAATAACTCTAACCCAACTTAATTCATGATGTGAAATGGCCACATCCCCTGTCACCACTCACCTGAATGAAACTGTGCAGTGCAACACAGTCCCTCTCCCCGCGCCGTCCGGTAAatgggtgacacacacactctagccGATGGGGGGATGTGCGTGAGGCGCGTTGACAAAGAGTCTGGCGGCAAATAGAAGGAGGAGCGCTGGCCGTGGACAGAGCTTTGCTGCTCCTCCCAGGTGAGCCAGTAGCCCCTCAGACCGGCTGCGCTGCTCTTCCAGTCGACCTGCACTGAGTCGCTGCCCACTGTGGTCAGCTGGAGGTCGACCAGGGCTGGAGTCACTGGACATGGAGACCACAGACATGTTAGTCGCATTATATTCCGAAAAGAAAGATTAATACATTTCATAGAGAGGATGTGAATGAAGAGGAGTAGAAGCTAAAAGAACTCAGAAATggtttaataaaacaaatacagtagAAAATATGTGAGTGTTTGGTTGGCTCAGGCTTCCCTTGCAGCTCAGAACAGCCTTTGGAGTAGTCAAACCTGAATGGAACTGCTAGTAATTATCTGAAATGTAAAACCCAGAGAGGGCTAGGCTGTGTAGGATTAGTGTGCAGCAAATGGATCCTTGATCACCACATTCAACTGCATTTTCTTCCTGTAGCTCACCTTCTTCGGTGCACAATTTGACAGACATGGCCTTCTCCTTGCCTGAGGCGTGTCGGGCAGTAATCGTCACCAAGTAAGTGGTATCTGGTTGGAGGTCTCTTAGGAGTGTGGAGTTTTGCGTTCGGCTGACTGTGGCAGCGTGGAGCTTTCCCCTGGGCAGGGCAGAGTACTCGATGTAGTAACTTGTGACCGTCTCTGGCTGAAGAGGACTCCAATTCACCCGCACGCTGGTTGGCCCCGACTCAGAGATCGTTACTGAAGCTGGGCTCAGCACCTCTGGTGTGTGGGGGTGGAGAGAAGATAGAGACAATCCTCAGTTGGTACAATTCCAGTTAACTAATTATAAAAATACGTTTCCAATAGtctgtaaaaataaagaaatatttatttatgggCTTAAATTgaactttttcttctttactaTAATTGGTATCAAATTATTGGGGATTTTTTGGGAAAGATTTGaactgattaaataaaatattaccctgtaaaatgtaaaataatgacGTATGATGCCCACAAAAACTTCCAAGAGCACAAGGTgacatattaaaatgttttgtcaagCAATTCATGAGATGCAAGATATTCAATTCACagtgaaaaacagtgacaaatTATTTAATTAGAGAAGCTGGAACCGGTGAATGTTGCCTTTTTGCACTAAAACCAAACCAATTAAAAGATTTACAGTAATCAAAGAAAGTACACAGTTATGGGGTCTGACTTAATGTGTAAATAATATGTAAGCCAACCTGGCTTTGTCGTGAAGGTGACAGAGAGGGTGTTAAATGTTTGTTCGTTGGACTCGGGGGTCAGTGTGGCGGTGTAGGTGGTGTCAGGCTTCAGTCCCGTCAGCCTGACTGTGTTGGAATCTCCAGGTTGGGTTAGTCTCTGGTACTGACTACCACCGGTGCTCGGGCTGGTCCCAGTTCCGCCCACTCCACCGCCTCCTGATCCTCCCGTTGGAACCGGACCGAAGCGGATCTCGTAGAATCCCGTCAAACCGGACAGAACCGGCCGCCACTGGAGCGTGGCGGAGTTGGAGGACACGTCACGGGCGTTGATTCGCTCAGCTCGGATGATCTCTGTTGGAGGCATGAAAAAGACGAATGAAGTTCTGTCAGGATTAGAAATAGTTCTAATTCTGCAAAGACACGGAGAAAGGATGGTGACAGGGAAGAGGACAAGACAGAGAGCTAAAAATGCCTTGGCCTCAGACAGCCACCCACATAGACAGCCAGACTTGGGTTTCTGGGTGCATTCGTAACTCCTGCAATAAGCCAACTTGAAATAGCCAACCCTGCGAGGCCCTGCGGCAAATTAACAACTGCCACAGAGGCATTGATTTCTGAGATAAGATCCTCAGCCACTAAGCAAGGACTGGTGAAATTCCCCTTGTTGTACACAAGCTTTATTTATACTATGCAACATGTCTTACAGCTGCACAATATAGTGTATAGTTGCTGAGTTGTCCCTTGTGAATGTTATGTAAGTTACCTAATCTGGCCAGAAAAGTGTGCAACCACCCTGgtctatatatataaatacatatatgtatCATGTCTGGCATAGTGTTGAGGGATGCAGCAATGGAAGTGGAATCATTAATCCATTAATAGCTCGTCATATCTCATTACAGTgagtcttacacacacacacacacacacacactcagtgccGTGGCTTCCTATTTAGTCTCACTGTCTTCAGGAGCATGTGAGGAATTAGGGAGAAGGACGGAGACATGTAATACATTTGTGTATGAGTGGCAGGCAACCAGTCTGATTGTAGCTGTTTGACTGAGGGTGTTTCTGCTACTGAGACACATGGGTTAGGCAGCTTTAGTGTTAGTGTTGGTCAGCTTGCCCAACAAGAAATGACTGATATGTGGTTACCCGGAGCCTGGAGTGTACATACATACTTACACACTTTTCCAGTGATTAAACATAATCTAAACagcagtaaatacatttttgtccaCTTGGCTACACCACTGACATATATCTTTTAGACAAAAGTTGTTGTGGCTAATGTCTTAGCATACGGTTTCAGAATTcagacaataaaatgaaatgataaactGCACTATATGTTGCATATAGAGTGATTTCTGCCCTATGCAGCTTTAATAAATTGGCAAATTTAAGGAAATAAttatgaattaatgaattacatttgtaaTAAATGTTGCAGTTGAACTCAAAAGGTAAATAAAATCATACAtttctttattctgtctttaaATAAGGAATTcataattctgtttttaaaagggGGCCCTGAATGGCACACATATAACCAACGGACTAACTAACGGAAAGACCAAAATATTTGTGATTCCAGACACATTGGAAAACTAAATAACAAAAGGGAAAGTCTAAAAAGTTTTTTGTGCTTCCACTTTTGTTAACACTAAAATATCAGTTACTATTTTGGTTGCCACACTTCAGACTCCCTATGTTAAACTCACCAGCTAACCCAAACCAAACTCACCAATGATGGCATCCCGCAGGTCCTCTGTGATGATGCTCATGTCATCAATGTCCACAAAGTACAGGTTGTTTTCCACAGGCGGCGTCACCACTTCCCTCAACACCAGGTAGTTGCCATGCCCAGTGGACACCACCAGCACAGCCACGCCCTCATCCCGCAGCTCTGCCATTGGTCCAATCACATCACCCGGTTTCACCCCATCCGTCAACCACACCAGCACCCTTGGGAGTCCTGCCCGGGCCCCGTCCGGTCCTCCGGGTCTCAGCACCCTCTCCTTTGCCATTCTCAGCGCCTCCACTGTGTTGGTGTCTCCCCTGAGAGGTTTGATGCTCCTCAAAGCCCCCTGCAGGCCACTTTGGGTGCTGTGGGCTTCGAAGCCAAACTCAAGGCGTGGTTGGGTGCCCACCTGCAGAAGTCCTACCCTCACTTGATCCTCTCCCAGTgtgaaggggaggaggagctcGGACAGGAAGGTGAGCATGCGGGAGTGCTCGTAGGACGACACACTCCCTGAGGAATCCAATAAGAAGAGGACGTCACCCTCGCAGCAGTTCAGCACTggggaggaaaaataaatagcACTACAGTCATTAATATGCAAATCAAGAAGTTATATATATACAACGCTCTCTATGAAAGTTTTTCCACAGGTCTCATCTAAAGcttaactaacacacacacacacacactgagaatctCCCTCCCCTTCTCCGTCGACCTTGGAACAGCTCAGTCACAAAACTTTTATAGGGGATGCTGTGAACATGAAAGCAGAAAAGAATCAAAAGCAAGTAAGAAACAAGCAATTACAGTGaagataagaaaaaaatcaaaacaaacagaggaactACAACATGATGCCAGCATTATGATAACTACAGAGGCAGAGGATGGATAAAAGGCACTCAGCCAGAGAGCAgaccctcccacccccaccctcattTTTCCATATTTCATAACATTCTAACAAAGTTAGAAGTGAACTCCAAGGGAGGGGAGAAAACAGTAGCTGCTGGGCATTAATGGGAGAGGGAGTGGAGAAAGGAGGTGGGACGAGGGGAAATAAAAGGCGTTAAAAGGAGAGTGAGACTTAGGcaggggggtggtgggggggcgtGTTGGCAGTTCCAAGCCAGAGACGAGGAGGAATGCTGGATGGCCATatacagagaagagagagaaaagaaaggagcaGCAGCGAGAGATACGGCATCTAAAAGCAATATTTAGTTATAGATCTTAAGACTGCGCAGTCATCCAGGAAAAAAACCCCCACGGTTAAAAATCTCAGAGCAAAGGTTCAGGAGAAAAGGAAGCCCTTAGATGGCCTCTAGTTTATTCTGACTTAACAACACTGAAATTACAGGCTAAGACACCTTACCTTTCTTTTTAATATCTCAATGTTTTACACATGAGATGCGGTGTTGATAAGGCTCCAACCTGAGAAGGCCGCGAggcatttatacacacacacacacgcacgaatcaaacatgtgcacacacattcagacactcgccgccttcctctccatcagccTGAAGAATTCTTTACATCAACATTTACATTGTTTGGACTTTGgagtgaggggtggggggtgctcCGTATCGCAAACCCCCTACCTCTACCTTTGTGCAGGTATGGCTTTATCTAAAGACCACATGTTGACGTCTGGAGATAGCCTCTTCACCGTTCATCTGGAGAGAGGACGTGCTTAATGCAGCCTCGTGTTATCGTACACACTACCACCTCAGTGATGTGACGGTGTGAAAACCTCAGGAGGCCCCAGTGAAATACTATGGGAGCACAACACATGCCGAACACACATGTTCATCATAAACAATACTGGTTTTCTGGGCTGGATGTGCAGAATATAACATGAATATGAGGATTTTGAGCATGTGGTGTGCTTCAGAGGATTGGAGGAATTTGAATTTTATGCATTTCATACCCAGAGCAGCTTATAATACAAAGGACGATAACAGCCATCCAGTATAAAGAATCGGAATCAGTCACAACCGTTGTCTCTCTGAAGTACCATTGTTGATCCCTAATCACCTTTTAAATGTTCATAATTACCCATCAATTAGGCAACATGTTCCTACTCTTTCTGTGAGTGCGGGTTGTGAGCTCTTTATTGTGCGAGGATGACAGTAATCACATCAAGTGCACTTATAAAAAGCCCAATTACTGTAAGCTATGTCGGTTCAGGCCCCTATTAATGGAAATAGCAAAGTGACAGCATCTCACTCACTACTATGTTACCACACTCATAAAGATCCGCTCCCTCTGACAAGGCTGACAGTCGGTGTCGCGACAGACAAGTTTAGCCTCTCAGGTTGTCGGTGAGTTTTACCACAGGGCGTCTACAGTGTTAATGCCAGTTAATCAAACTGCAGATCTGTAGTCACAACTGATGACAATTAGAGATGTGTATTAAACATGAAGAACAGCCTGTGTCTCACTGTTAGTCGACTCGAAATCAGTTTTCAGATTTAATTATAGAGGAACAGACACATAtggtcatatatatatatatatatatatatacacatatatattttgttaTGAAATACACATGTACtactttttgtatattttttgtatgatcatgtcacacacacgagaatgttgttatttattatgtGCTTATTTTAACTCGTGTATTTTTGGTAATGATGATGTGTTGAGACTATCTCATAACTAGATGAACTAGATGAGCCTAACCAGGGCCAGGGGTCGCAAATCAGCCTGATTTGGCAAGAAAATGCTACGTCCAATAACATGTATCATGTTATTGTAGCCTGTTATAATGTATTTTGCAAATAAACTAATAGATGACTTACATTTACATTGCAGTGTAATGTCAAACtgaaaaccactgctgtaaTGCTGaggtgaatcaatcaatcaacaatgGGAATTCAactattttttgtgtttttatatgggGGAGCATCTGACGCCTGGGTGGTCCCTGC
This sequence is a window from Pempheris klunzingeri isolate RE-2024b chromosome 11, fPemKlu1.hap1, whole genome shotgun sequence. Protein-coding genes within it:
- the vwa1 gene encoding von Willebrand factor A domain-containing protein 1; this encodes MESLTFLPWLLLCALLRPAAAQNPAPEGVLNCCEGDVLFLLDSSGSVSSYEHSRMLTFLSELLLPFTLGEDQVRVGLLQVGTQPRLEFGFEAHSTQSGLQGALRSIKPLRGDTNTVEALRMAKERVLRPGGPDGARAGLPRVLVWLTDGVKPGDVIGPMAELRDEGVAVLVVSTGHGNYLVLREVVTPPVENNLYFVDIDDMSIITEDLRDAIIEIIRAERINARDVSSNSATLQWRPVLSGLTGFYEIRFGPVPTGGSGGGGVGGTGTSPSTGGSQYQRLTQPGDSNTVRLTGLKPDTTYTATLTPESNEQTFNTLSVTFTTKPEVLSPASVTISESGPTSVRVNWSPLQPETVTSYYIEYSALPRGKLHAATVSRTQNSTLLRDLQPDTTYLVTITARHASGKEKAMSVKLCTEEVTPALVDLQLTTVGSDSVQVDWKSSAAGLRGYWLTWEEQQSSVHGQRSSFYLPPDSLSTRLTHIPPSARVCVSPIYRTARGEGLCCTAQFHSDASAYGYQS